The Flavobacteriales bacterium genome contains the following window.
CGCATTGTATGCTTTAAGACCACAGTTGAAATCATGAATTTTAATGCCTGTTAATAGCCCTGTAACTCCATTAAAGAATTTAGAAGGGATGGTCTTCATAATCGGATCAAAGCGTTTTTTCTTCCATCCAGAAACTAGGTCATAACCATCTTTAATCATATTATAAAGCGGTGGGATTTCATCTGGACTATCCTGCATGTCTGCATCCATTGTTATAACGACCTCCCCTTTACATGCTTCAAATCCAATATTTAGAGCTGCGGACTTACCGTAATTTCGAGAAAACCGAATGCCTTTAACACGATCATCGGCAGCGGATAATGTTGAAATCACAGACCATGATTTATCAATACTTCCATCATCAATCAGAAGTACTTCATAAGTAATCTCTTGGGTAGACATTACTTTAGTAATCCAATCTATAAGTTTAGAAAGAGATTCATCCTCGTTATACAAGGGTATTACGACAGATAGATTTAGTTGATCATTCATATTCGTAATCGTCTTCACTTCTTTTTAAAATATTTGAGCTTATTAAAGATATTATCGCTCCACTGATTAGTTTGCTTTGAAAATCCCCAAAAGAAATAGACCCCATTGTAATGAATTTCAGTTCCTCCATAATTTCATTAGCCATTTCATCACCAAAGCTATCAAAAATAACGCTCATCGAATCCTTTAACCATTGAATATGCACCCCTACAATAGAAGGACTAGCAAACGTGCCGTACATATATATTAGTATAGCAAACATAGATGAATATACGATCGAGGCTAACATCCCTATAGACATTGCTTGCCGAAATGAAATAATACCATCCAAGGCTCCATCTCTATACCTGATTATACTCATAGCAATAACACCTACAATTAGCCCGGAACCGATCCAACTAACTAATCCTAACGGATTATAACCAAGGATTTCAAATAACACAAATAATGTGAAATTTATCAAGCATCCTATACTCGCTATATTTAAAGGGTCTCGTGGTATTGTCATACTATAAAATTGAAAAGCCAAATATAGTAAATGGCAAATCGAAAAAATTACAGGAAATCATCAAAATAAATTGTTAATAGATTAAGTTTGCAATGGGTAAGTCTTATACGACCAGCTCCCATTGAACTCCCCCAGGACCGGAAGGTAGCAAGGGTGAATGGTTGTAGCGGTGCGATATAAGTAGCTTACCCATTTTTTTGTGCAAAATCTCATCCCTTAATTGCCACATTAAGTTTATTCCTATCGCTTTTCGCACTAACAAATTAGCTAAGACAAGGGAATTGTTAATTTCTTGGCCTACTTTGTTAATTTCTTTTTCGGGAATCCATGCTTACCATTTATACCTTTAAGTCGAATTAACGAATAGCTAACTTTTTTAACTTATTGCCATGAAATTTTTTGTAGACACAGCAAATCTTGATGAGATCAGAGAAGCCCAAGACCTAGGTATAATGGATGGTGTAACAACCAACCCATCTCTAATGGCAAAAGAAGGCATTAACGGGAAAGAGAATGTAGACCAGCATTACATAGACATCTGCAATATTGCTGATGGTGATATTAGTGCCGAAGTCATTTCTACTGATTTTGCTGGAATGGTAGAGGAAGGTGATCACTTAGCTAGTCTACATGAAAACATCGTGGTTAAAATCCCAATGATAAAAGATGGCATTAAAGCATTAAAATATTTTAGCAATAAAGGCATCAAAACGAATTGTACGCTTATATTCTCTGCAGGACAAGCATTATTGGCAGCGAAAGCGGGAGCAACTTATATTTCTCCTTTTCTCGGTAGACTTGATGATATTTCATTTAGTGGAATCGATTTGATTGCACAGATTCGTTTAATCTATGACAATTACGGTTTTGAAACACAAATATTAGCTGCATCGGTTCGTCACCCTATGCATATTATTGAATGTGCAGAAAATGGTGCGGATGTAGTTACTTGTCCACTTAAGCCAATTCTACAATTACTAAATCATCCTTTAACGGATAGTGGATTAGCGCAATTCTTAGCAGATCACGCTGGAAATAAATAATCAAATTATTTTCTTAAAAACGACCTAAAGAGAGTCTTTAGGTTTTACACGGAATTTGAGCTAAAGAATCGCTCAGGGATTTACTTGACGTATAATCTCTTCGTGAATTTTTACTATTTGCGGGAGAAGCATCTCCGAATCATCGTTGTTAATTACAAAGTCTGAACGAGATATTCTTTCTTCGTCTTCAATCTGATTCTTTATTCTCTCCTCAACTAATTCTCTAGAGATCGAATCTCTCGCTATTACTCGTTCTATCTTCAACTCTAGCGGAGATGTAACAGTTATTACAATATCCATCAGCTCGCTAGCACCACTCTCGAATAGGATTGCTGCCTCTTCTATTACATAGGATTTATCGCTATGAGTTTCGGCCCAATTAAGAAACTCTCGCTTTACCAAAGGATGGATTAAACCGTTCACTTCGGCAAGAATGTTAGCATCTGAAAAAATAATGTTCCCGAGTTTCTTTTTATTTAAAACCCCGTCTTCAAATATCTCCTCACCGCATATTCGTTTTAAACCTGTAATGGCATCTGGATGATTCTCATTAATCTTCTTTGCTTCGTTGTCGGCATAGAATATCGGCACACCCATATTTTCAAAAACCTCACATACAAAAGATTTACCACTACCAATCCCTCCTGTTATACCAACTTTCAGTGTCATTTATTTATTATAAATTCAACTTTATTGGGTTCTATAGAAATCACATCAACATTTCTAGATATTTCGTTAACCTCCAAATTTAATTTATTCGGATTAACTCTTTCTTTTGCAAAGTCCGCCTTAACAGAATAATAGTCATTTTGTACCGCCTCATAGTCTCGCAAGGCCACCAAGTATCTAATATTAACTTTTGATGGGAAGGTATTTATACTGTATTCCGACGGTAGATTCGCAATCTTTATTTCAGCTTCCACTATTCCTTCGGTATACTTTTCGATTTGTACATC
Protein-coding sequences here:
- a CDS encoding glycosyltransferase family 2 protein, which encodes MNDQLNLSVVIPLYNEDESLSKLIDWITKVMSTQEITYEVLLIDDGSIDKSWSVISTLSAADDRVKGIRFSRNYGKSAALNIGFEACKGEVVITMDADMQDSPDEIPPLYNMIKDGYDLVSGWKKKRFDPIMKTIPSKFFNGVTGLLTGIKIHDFNCGLKAYNADVVKNIEIYGEMHRYIPVIAKKSGFGKITEKIVEHRKREFGSTKFGLERFVFGFLDLLSVLFITRFSKRPMHLFGSMGSLSFIGGGGVAMYIIGAKIYAQFNQLPVRQATEQPLFYLALCALIIGVQLFLAGFLAELISRSSSDRNNYLVKSKIGVE
- a CDS encoding DUF4199 domain-containing protein; translated protein: MTIPRDPLNIASIGCLINFTLFVLFEILGYNPLGLVSWIGSGLIVGVIAMSIIRYRDGALDGIISFRQAMSIGMLASIVYSSMFAILIYMYGTFASPSIVGVHIQWLKDSMSVIFDSFGDEMANEIMEELKFITMGSISFGDFQSKLISGAIISLISSNILKRSEDDYEYE
- the fsa gene encoding fructose-6-phosphate aldolase — its product is MKFFVDTANLDEIREAQDLGIMDGVTTNPSLMAKEGINGKENVDQHYIDICNIADGDISAEVISTDFAGMVEEGDHLASLHENIVVKIPMIKDGIKALKYFSNKGIKTNCTLIFSAGQALLAAKAGATYISPFLGRLDDISFSGIDLIAQIRLIYDNYGFETQILAASVRHPMHIIECAENGADVVTCPLKPILQLLNHPLTDSGLAQFLADHAGNK
- a CDS encoding dephospho-CoA kinase; this encodes MTLKVGITGGIGSGKSFVCEVFENMGVPIFYADNEAKKINENHPDAITGLKRICGEEIFEDGVLNKKKLGNIIFSDANILAEVNGLIHPLVKREFLNWAETHSDKSYVIEEAAILFESGASELMDIVITVTSPLELKIERVIARDSISRELVEERIKNQIEDEERISRSDFVINNDDSEMLLPQIVKIHEEIIRQVNP